A single region of the Phoenix dactylifera cultivar Barhee BC4 unplaced genomic scaffold, palm_55x_up_171113_PBpolish2nd_filt_p 000214F, whole genome shotgun sequence genome encodes:
- the LOC103721420 gene encoding pentatricopeptide repeat-containing protein At1g31430-like, with protein MEIFFKKIFLSDALFTRPRCFLVLPSPISLMRLCLPKPQAVFLRSNSTASTPNSNSKWLLLFRSISSPDHLNQFLSHAVISGLLQRSHLYIWNSLLHSLSLGPSPDLSISLFDLIRREGIVPDNYTFTSALKTIARLSLPRSGEEIHSLSLKLGFESDTFVQNSLIHMYSACGSVGTARKVLDSAPASVLDVVSWNSMISGYLQSNLCEEALGVFGRMVEKSVRMDRITAVSSLIACGRIGAVDLGRRIHALVVVNGFGMDFYLGSSLVSMYTKCGFVEEARKLFDGMPDRNVVCWTSMISGYARSGRFREAIELFREMQIAGVRADDATVASVVSSCAQLGALDQGRYIHVYCDVNGIGNDISVKNALIDMYSKCGDIKKALQIFWGLARRDVFSWTVMISGLAINGYSYEALDLFSQMEVMNEVMPNEVTFLGVLSACSHGGLVEKGFHYFEHMTRAYKLTPKIEHYGCMVDLLGRAKLVVEAEKIIKEMPIEPDAVIWRSLLFACRINGDVKLAEYAAERIMELEPKKCGGHVLLSNVYAVASRWSDVNRVRRVMYVQNIQKQPGCSFIEINGNVHEFFAKVTSHHEAEVIHGVLLWIYKHILSESYTIHSLGSFYNSTWKENELN; from the coding sequence atggaaattttttttaaaaaaatctttttatcTGACGCATTATTTACCCGCCCTCGTTGCTTCCTTGTTCTTCCATCACCCATTTCATTGATGCGCCTGTGTCTCCCCAAACCCCAAGCCGTCTTCCTCCGATCGAACTCCACCGCCTCGACCCCCAACTCTAACTCCAAATGGCTTCTCCTCTTCCGCTCCATCTCGTCCCCAGACCACCTCAACCAGTTCCTCTCTCACGCTGTCATCTCCGGCCTCCTCCAAAGGTCCCATCTTTACATCTGGAATTCCCTCCTCCATTCCCTCTCTCTCGGTCCATCCCCCgacctctccatctctctcttcGACCTCATTCGTAGAGAAGGAATCGTCCCTGACAACTACACCTTCACCTCCGCCCTCAAAACCATCGCCCGCCTCTCCCTCCCCAGAAGCGGGGAAGAGATCCATTCCTTGAGCCTGAAGCTCGGGTTTGAATCCGATACCTTTGTGCAGAACTCTCTCATCCATATGTACTCCGCCTGTGGCTCCGTAGGCACCGCAAGAAAGGTTCTTGATTCGGCCCCCGCTTCCGTCCTTGATGTGGTTTCTTGGAACAGCATGATATCGGGTTATCTGCAGAGCAATTTGTGCGAAGAAGCTCTAGGGGTGTTTGGTAGAATGGTGGAGAAATCTGTTAGGATGGATAGGATCACTGCGGTGAGCTCGCTGATTGCTTGTGGGAGAATTGGTGCAGTCGATCTCGGTAGGAGGATTCACGCATTGGTCGTGGTGAATGGTTTTGGTATGGATTTCTATCTGGGCTCTTCTTTGGTTAGCATGTATACAAAATGTGGGTTTGTTGAGGAGGCTCGAAAACTGTTTGACGGAATGCCTGATAGGAATGTAGTCTGCTGGACTTCGATGATTTCCGGGTATGCTCGATCAGGTCGATTTAGAGAAGCAATAGAGCTCTTTAGGGAAATGCAGATTGCTGGAGTGAGAGCTGATGATGCCACGGTTGCATCTGTTGTTTCTTCATGCGCACAATTGGGTGCATTGGATCAAGGGAGGTATATTCATGTGTATTGTGATGTTAATGgcataggaaatgatatttcaGTGAAGAATGCTTTGATTGATATGTACTCAAAGTGTGGGGACATCAAGAAAGCTCTTCAGATATTCTGGGGATTGGCCAGGCGAGATGTCTTCTCATGGACAGTGATGATATCTGGGCTGGCTATAAATGGATACTCTTATGaggcattggatttgttctcaCAAATGGAGGTAATGAATGAAGTAATGCCAAATGAAGTAACTTTTCTGGGTGTTTTATCTGCTTGTAGTCATGGAGGCTTGGTTGAAAAAGGATTCCACTACTTTGAACACATGACTAGAGCCTATAAGCTCACACCTAAAATAGAGCACTATGGGTGTATGGTGGATCTTTTGGGGCGTGCAAAGCTTGTGGTAGAGGCAGAGAAAATTATTAAAGAGATGCCTATCGAACCTGATGCGGTTATTTGGCGGTCACTGCTTTTTGCATGTAGGATTAATGGGGATGTCAAATTGGCGGAATATGCAGCTGAAAGAATTATGGAGTTAGAGCCAAAGAAATGTGGTGGGCATGTCTTACTTTCTAATGTATATGCTGTGGCATCAAGGTGGAGTGATGTGAACAGGGTGAGGAGAGTTATGTATGTCCAAAACATACAAAAGCAACCTGGATGCTCCTTCATAGAAATAAATGGTAATGTGCACGAATTCTTTGCCAAGGTTACATCACATCATGAAGCAGAAGTTATACATGGGGTCCTTCTTTGGATTTATAAACATATATTGTCAGAATCATATACCATACATTCATTAGGTTCCTTCTATAATTCAACATGGAAAGAGAATGAATTGAACTAG